One Bacillota bacterium genomic region harbors:
- a CDS encoding ZIP family metal transporter produces the protein MSSLVYIFIACFIISLLALVGFFSLLLARESLNKIITNLVSFAAGALIGGAFFHLLPESIVQGGPTFPMVVTGIAIFFAIETFLYAAYHRHTGHMTHRHDSRHHIRPVGILSLIGDGVHNIIDGIIVASSFLVSIDLGIVTALAAALHEIPQEIGDFAILIYSGYSRTKALILNYIAALTIFVGAIGFYIFSELVTGLVKYTIPFAAGGFIYIAMVDLLGEIREMGTLSQKVLQFLIFVSGIVLLWAAKALEV, from the coding sequence TAATCTCTTTGCTTGCGCTGGTTGGCTTCTTTTCACTATTGTTGGCAAGGGAATCGTTAAACAAGATTATTACAAATCTTGTAAGTTTTGCCGCAGGGGCTCTTATTGGAGGAGCATTTTTTCATCTTTTACCTGAAAGCATCGTGCAGGGTGGACCTACATTTCCCATGGTCGTGACCGGTATTGCTATCTTTTTCGCGATCGAGACTTTCCTCTATGCAGCATATCATCGACATACCGGGCACATGACCCATCGCCATGATAGTAGACATCATATTAGGCCGGTTGGAATATTAAGCCTAATAGGCGATGGCGTGCACAACATAATCGATGGCATTATTGTTGCTTCAAGCTTCCTCGTTAGCATAGACCTTGGAATAGTCACAGCGCTTGCTGCCGCACTGCATGAGATTCCTCAAGAAATTGGAGATTTCGCGATTCTTATATATTCGGGATATAGCAGAACAAAAGCCTTGATTCTCAACTATATTGCCGCTCTCACAATCTTTGTAGGAGCAATAGGTTTTTATATTTTTTCTGAGCTGGTTACAGGCTTGGTTAAGTACACGATCCCTTTTGCAGCAGGGGGATTTATCTATATAGCAATGGTGGATTTGCTGGGGGAAATAAGAGAAATGGGCACTCTCAGTCAAAAGGTTTTACAATTTTTGATATTTGTTTCAGGTATTGTCCTACTGTGGGCAGCCAAAGCGTTAGAAGTTTAA
- a CDS encoding fructose-1,6-bisphosphatase encodes MAGKITISIIKADVGGYVGHGDVHPALTEIARERLALAKADGLLIDYHVGKVGDDTSLIMTHNKGVDAEPIHKFAWDTFEAMTEVAKKYKQYGAGQDLLSEAFTGTVRGLGPGVAEMEIEERPSEPIICFLADKTEPGAWNYPLFKMFADPFNTAGLVIDPKMTDGFTFEVHDLIKKRKLLLSCPNDYYATLMFIGAPSRFVIKHVFRNIDNMICASTSTQRLSLIAGRYVGKDDPVMIVRAQSGLPAVGEILEPFATPYLVAGWMRGSHHGPLMPCSFNKARPTRFDGPPRVVAYGFQLADGEFIGPRDLFDDPAYDEARRKCNEITEFIRLMGPFEPHRLGLEEMEYTTMPQLMEKFEDRFEPSED; translated from the coding sequence ATGGCCGGGAAAATTACGATTAGCATTATTAAGGCAGATGTCGGTGGATACGTCGGCCACGGCGATGTCCATCCTGCTCTAACTGAAATAGCCAGGGAAAGACTTGCCCTGGCCAAAGCAGATGGCCTTCTTATCGATTATCATGTCGGTAAAGTAGGAGACGACACCTCGCTTATTATGACCCACAACAAGGGTGTGGATGCAGAACCCATACATAAATTTGCCTGGGATACTTTTGAGGCCATGACTGAGGTGGCCAAGAAATATAAACAGTATGGCGCAGGCCAGGACCTTTTATCTGAAGCGTTCACTGGAACTGTTAGGGGGCTGGGGCCTGGTGTTGCAGAAATGGAAATTGAGGAGAGGCCTAGTGAGCCGATAATCTGCTTTCTTGCAGATAAAACAGAGCCGGGAGCCTGGAACTACCCTCTTTTTAAAATGTTTGCCGACCCGTTTAATACAGCCGGCCTTGTTATCGACCCTAAAATGACAGATGGCTTTACGTTTGAAGTCCATGACTTGATTAAAAAGAGAAAGCTTTTACTCTCCTGCCCTAACGACTACTATGCAACTCTTATGTTTATTGGGGCACCCAGCAGGTTTGTCATTAAGCATGTTTTTAGAAATATCGATAATATGATATGCGCGTCAACATCAACGCAACGCCTTAGTTTAATTGCCGGCAGATACGTGGGCAAAGATGACCCTGTAATGATAGTGCGTGCGCAGAGCGGTTTGCCGGCGGTAGGAGAAATACTAGAGCCGTTTGCCACACCTTACCTTGTTGCCGGCTGGATGAGAGGATCACACCACGGCCCTCTTATGCCTTGCTCGTTCAACAAAGCCCGCCCCACCCGGTTTGATGGGCCTCCAAGGGTTGTAGCCTACGGTTTTCAGCTAGCAGATGGGGAGTTTATAGGGCCAAGAGATTTATTCGATGACCCAGCATATGATGAGGCTCGCAGAAAATGCAACGAAATCACTGAATTTATAAGGCTAATGGGACCATTCGAGCCGCACAGGCTCGGTCTAGAAGAGATGGAGTATACAACAATGCCACAGCTTATGGAAAAATTTGAGGATAGATTTGAGCCTTCAGAGGATTAG